ATAGAATCTTTTAACTTCCCTAAAATCGAAACCAAACCTCCAGAAGAGTCGTATCTCTTCATCTGACCATtggctgtgctcagctcagctctggatgtttgttctttttcagacTTCGAAGAACAGACTGTTCATTCTGAGGGATTGTCTGGATTCTGCTGGAAGTTTCCTCCTGCTCCTTGTGCACTGCTTTGCTCATATCGCTGCTGCTGACTTCAGCCAAGACACTAACCCCACCTTTCTGAGGCTTTTTTATCAGGTAGCTCTATGTGCTCCAAATGTAATTACATTACAGTGATATATGTAAAAAATACACTTCTCAATACAGTGCAGCCCTTTCCATTCAGCCTTCAGAAGAGTGCACTTTGGTATTGCAGGAGGTGCACAGTCATCTCATTTTCCTTAAAGATATCCCTACTGTGCACAAAGTGATTTTAGGCCCCTGCCAAAAGCTGCCTTTTGTAAATGATGATTTTCCTCATGATTGTCAAGAACAATCTACATTGCCTAGGGGccagcacagcagaaatatCCCAAATGGGCTTCTGCTGGTGCTAGGTATCACATTCTCATCCTGCTTCTGTCTTGAACAGCTGCGTGTTAACCACACTACTGAGCATATTTGTGGGCTACGTCAAATACCTATGAGACCAATAGTGTTTTGGGGGTGATTTTTGAGATAAAATATGCTTCTACCAGTAATATTAGGATACTAAGACAAGTTTTTTAAGACACGTTTTGTTTGACTTGCTCTGTCCCTCATCCATACTAATCTCTGATCAGCGGGTAGTTTTAAATGTCATGTTCAACTGCTTCCAGGTATTCAGAACTGTTTCTCTCTCTAGGCACTAAGGACTTGCCTTGGTGAGATGTTCTCTCTGAGACTTCAGCTGTCAGCAGTTCTCCAAGGTAATAAATCCTCTGGGATAACTCAGATGTTGCTGAAGGAAGAGCCATTCtccaaggaagaaataaatctgaTCTCCCAACTTTTTGAGGTGAAAGTGAAAAACCTCACAGAAATTGAAGCCtttgagaaaataataagaaagaCTGAGTCCTGGTCTGGTTGAAAGCTCaccatcctttttttcttacttcattACAAAATGGCAATTAAAAGCTGCTTATGGATATCTGGGCTCCCATGTTTGCAGTTATCAATTCCCAACAAACATAGAAAAAGCTTCACAAGTAGTAGCAGAAGCTACCAtttttatctggaaaaaaaaccctcatatcagaaaaaaattacttggcCTCACACAAATCACTAGGACAGCATAAAAAGCAGTACtatgaaaaatgtatgtaaaGAGTCTATTAAAGGCTTTTAAAGTTaacactgcatttctgtgcttaCTGAGTGACAAGTTTAAAGAACCACTAAATGACAGCTtgtttgagaagagaaaaaagcatttccttcatgCCCTTAGGCAGCTATAGAAAGTTCAGCTTCGTATGGAGGATGTGATTTGTGATGGTGTATTATAAGCTGGAGTTGAATACAAAGCAAATCACAACAGTTTTTCATTATGACCTCACTTTATACTACAAAGCCAATCTTCACAAGCTGCTACATCTGGGCAGGTTGTATGAAGGGCAGGTCAGATTTGCTGCCTGAATATGCCAGAAAGACCGATTACTTCTCTCTAAACCATCACCACCTTTTGAACAACAGAAGTTAAGTTACAGTGAAATTAGTCTTTCTAACTTGGTCTCATGAAAAGCCTACTGCTGTCACTAACAGCAGCATTTCTACTGACTGACTTTAAGCACTCAATGTCTTTAGCTCTGAAGAGGAAATCTGTACTTATTCATCTCCCTCAGAACTTGAGGATCAAGCAGATGCATTAACTGAAAAGATATCATAAAGAATgaacaccatttttcaacagTAACAGCAAGCACTTGCTTTTTGACTACACTGAATTAACTACTTTAGAGAAAGACTGTTTGGTAAAGCAAATAAAGGcaccagaagagaaaacagcccAAGACAGAAAGTTTTAATGATCCTCAGAAGACAACTTGGTGGATTGGTTCTTAATTGGCCATCTGCTTTTGTCCTCAGGCTTTACATGAAAGTATTGTAGTCATTTTATTAGGCAAAAATCATGAGTCAAAGTGTGAAAGACACAGAACATTTCTTATTCATTGGTCATCACCTCTTGTGCCCACTGCCAGCCTCTGGTTTAGAAAACAAGTAGGAAGAAACAGATGCCATACAAGAATCTGTGAAAGAACAAGAACTTTAAACTATATCATGACCTACAGCATGACTCAGTACCCTCATATTAATGCTGTTGCATCATTCAACATCAAGTATTCAACACTGAGAGGTGGGTGGATTATTACTGCTTTACAAATTGTGCACTCATTCTGTTATCTCAGAACTGCTGCATAAAGCACCTCTTCATCCTACACTGAAACGCTCACTTAGATCTCagtaggagagaaaaaaacagattagaATAGATGGATTACGCTGCTGGAGGACAAAGCTCAGTTATCAAAGCTGCAAGAATTAGTTGGAAACACTACTGCTGACTCCCAGGGCTGAAGAAGCCTCCCCCCCACCTCACATCTTCTTCTTTATTCAGTTCACATTTGCACAAAGAGCTGACTTCATAACaaagtcttttaaaaagaaaagcctctATAGCATAAGCAATATTGGGTTTTTGTATGTATCTATTAAACCCTGTTAATATCAAGTTTATTGACTtgcaatgtgatttttttctgaagaaatacagcaagTCATGGTGAAGCATAACAGACATTGCCTTACTTGAGGAGTATAGAACTCAACCTTATTAGTTATCACTATCCAGACTGTATTTGAAAGGTAAGATAGCACCCAGTTTAAGTAACTATGGCttaatacaaatgtttttattttttaattaacaccAATTATGAAGTTACCTAAAATCTACACCATGACTTTAATCATTTGTTTGACTTGATTCATACAGGCAGCCCTCAAGGCCTGAAATGGCTCCTGGTTGTCTTCTTTTATAGAGCCTCTCCGTCAGGACTACACATCAGTCATTTTCATCACTGCTTGTTAAGTAGCAAGAGGTGGACTACAGCAAGAAGAAGTGACTGCAGTAAGCAGTCATATGTACTTACACGAGTTATTAGGTTTTGACAACAAGCTTGTTGAGCATTTTCAAGAGATTAAGCAGCAAGACAAGCTACCACCATTGCTTGTTACCCTCATGGCCCAGTTCAAGGAGCAGGAGATGTTGGAGTAGGAGACAAGTCAGtaggaagaaagagcaaagcCATTGTGCTGAGTGGCTGCCAGTACTGAGTTAAGTAAAGTATCCTAGAGCACAGTTTAGAAGCCCAGTAGCATTCCAATGAGCCCTTTCTTACTGAAAGTGTAGTCTCCATCTCTCCAGAGTTCTGGCTGAGTGAGAAGACAGCTAAAGTGACTCACGTGGTGCAGGAAAAGCTTCCTGGgggacacagtactgcagaacAGAATAGACATCCTTTGCTAAGTACTCCATCCTTCAAGAAGGTGACGTTTCCTGTGTTGCTCACAGCTGAGGAGAGCTACACCACCACCTATCCCTCTCCTGTTCATGGGCTGGCTTCTTCTGACAGGTGAGCTGTAGCCTAACAGCCAGAAACCCAATTGGAGCCACAGGACCTTCCTCCACAGCTGCACATAGCAGAGCTTCATGCATTGTGTTCCCAGTGCAGCTAAGCAGTGCGCTGCTGCTCTTGCTACCTGGGCCAGAAGTAAGCAGACTTATCTGCTCATCCTCAACCCTAAgggtgtatttatttattatcagTCTTCCTTGacccatgctttttttttttttttttaaactccctTCAGGCACCAAGAGGGGATTGgacagcttttaaaaagcaaacatgatTAGATTTATTGATATATATGCATTTCCTTTTTAGCTTACAAGTAGCATCTCACGTTAATTTTTCAGTCTTGATAACactgttaaaatattaaaatgttatttaaaaaccCAGAAGTTTCAGTAGTACAGAGTAAGAGGATAGGGAACAGACAGAAAGTACGTTCTCTTTTCGAAGCTCTGTAGCACCAGCCTtcatcccacagcacagctcagtgttAGAGGCTGCTGgaacagggacagccacagaTCTACCGCTTGGTATTGATCCAGTGGTATCTATCAACACGTGGTCCTGGGAAAGCAACAGTTGGCCTGAAGGCTTTGTAAGCCCTGTGCTGGGCATAGGATGAGCCATTCATGTGTGTCTTCCTATGAAGATACTGAGACCAGGACTGTATGGATGTCTTGCAGTAGTCAAACTAGACAGCAAGAAAGGAGACAGCATTAAGATGTGTTTGGGCAAGAAAAGGGAGATTAGTCTGGCCAACAGCTGTTAGTCTATCACAGTCTTTTGTGAAGGAGCCTCCAGGACAGATGGTGGCTCTCACCAAAAGGGACAGACCATTACCACATATTTACCTGGTAGACACTGTTAGGATTGCTGACAGTAGGGATAGCTTTTGGCTCCCTGTTGAAGCTCTCGTCATCCGAAGAGGTGCCAGAAGGATAATCTAGAGCTGCTCTGTCAACAGCATAGTTGATCTGCTGCGAAAGCTCTGGGTTCTCCTCTCCTTCAAAGTGAGCAACTGTGAACGGCCGGTTCTTCTCTCCATACCTGGAAGCAACTGTGTTTGTGCCATGCAGCTCTGGACCAGCAGTGTAGATACCACTCACCTGACACTACCAAGGAAGCACAATCTCTGCCTCTAGTAATGGGCTTGGAGAGGATGAGGTTCCCACAGAACACCCAACATTATGGTGTTGGTCACAGGTTCAACTCACCTGCAACACACTTCAAATGGATCAACCCACAGTGTCATCTCTTTTGGCAAACCAAGCTTGTTGAAGTCCACATTACTCTCCACACAAGCTTGCTCCAGCAGTGGATCTCTCGTCTGATGTTTGTTTATCCTTATACACCTGGGTAAGAACACAAGATTCCACTGCCACTTTGCAAGTTCTGCTCCAAGAAATAGGATGAAGTTCACCATATTTCATCTTGGCACGGCTGGCACGGTGGTGCAAGTTCTCATGTATAGAGGCTATCAGAAAGTTAGCCAGCAATTCAACCATTTTTAGAAGCTTAATTTCTTATAGAAGTCAGTTTAAGACCACCTGCCCTGTACTCAAGAAGTCAGGCCCTCTGCCCTTCTCCCAAGGGCCCTCTTACCTGAAGGCCTGTCCTCGGGATGGATTGTCCAAGTACCAGTGATTCTTGTACTTCTCAAACAGCAGCGTTGTCAGCTTAGCTGCAAATCTCTCTATTTTGTGCTTGCTCAGCTTGTCTTCCCTTTTTATCAGCCTCGTGATGAAGAAGACCGTAGCAGCGATTTCATCCTTCATTTTAAATCCAAGTGCTTCAACTGCTAGAGAGCCACCAGGAGAGATGAGACACTACACCAGATCAATTTAATGGCATCAAGGTGCTATCAGGTTGCAAGGAGAAATGTTAAAACCCACATCAGATAAAACTTAAATAACCCAAACTACCAAAGAAGTGAGTACTTCAGGGTACAACAGATTCAGTTCAACAGATTTCTGGAAAGCACTCACAGTGCACTTGCTAAAACATAAAAGCTTAGAAGGTATTACTCCTTAAACAGCATTGATGCCTTGCAGCCACCACCCAGCAGTACCTACAGTTATTTCACATACAATAAAGACCACAAACATTACCTTCTCAGACCAAAGTTGTTGAAAACCTGAAATATACTTCACATACAACTTCAGATAGCCACAGAAGAAAGAGATTTAATGCTACAAAAACCTATATAGCTTTCACtcgctttttcttttttttttttaattaaaaaaggaagaacaaaacatAGGAAAACTCTTCCCAAAAACACCCAACCCTTCCCTCACCATTGCACCACCACAGCTTGCTCAGGTTTTATATACAGGTGGCCCTGAGGGCTGTAGCAGCATTCAGGTGTGCTCCATTACTTGATCAACATGCCAGGCTCGAGGCTACTTCCACTCTAGGTGGTTTTATCCCCATAACAGCTTCCTTTGTTAAGGTATGTTTCATGGATTTTCATCTCCATGAGTCTGTTAGATAGACACCAGTTTAATACTTAAGTGAGTAAATTTAATAAGTGGTTACAAACTCATTTCACTGCTATTAGTGGActttgtgcagcactgctcctttcCCCATGGAGCCCTCACGTTTGgtgtgcccagggaggtggtggagtcaccaaccctggaggtgttcaaggaatgttcaGATGTTGTGCTGATGGATGTGGATTAGTGAGAGccattggtggtaggtggatggttgactgggtgatcttggaggtcttttccagccttgctgTGTCTATGACTCTATGCTT
The sequence above is drawn from the Gallus gallus isolate bGalGal1 chromosome 24, bGalGal1.mat.broiler.GRCg7b, whole genome shotgun sequence genome and encodes:
- the BTG4 gene encoding protein BTG4 isoform X1, producing MKDEIAATVFFITRLIKREDKLSKHKIERFAAKLTTLLFEKYKNHWYLDNPSRGQAFRCIRINKHQTRDPLLEQACVESNVDFNKLGLPKEMTLWVDPFEVCCRYGEKNRPFTVAHFEGEENPELSQQINYAVDRAALDYPSGTSSDDESFNREPKAIPTVSNPNSVYQFDYCKTSIQSWSQYLHRKTHMNGSSYAQHRAYKAFRPTVAFPGPRVDRYHWINTKR